One genomic window of Saccopteryx bilineata isolate mSacBil1 chromosome 4, mSacBil1_pri_phased_curated, whole genome shotgun sequence includes the following:
- the NOP9 gene encoding nucleolar protein 9, with the protein MGLGPRPLHKAGRRFPAGSKRGRGAKGSGHSPSGRQRQLCPPRDGRSEPALEAHPHLSPEALGYFRRALSALKEAPETGEERELMVHNVMKEVEAQALALATNRTGSEMLQELLGFSPLKPLCRVLAALRSSFRSVACHRCGVHVLQSALLQLPRLLGSRTEEMEEVEVDGNDHPLETLEELVLGLASEVCDDFLFYCGDTHGSFVVRTLLQVLGGTLLECERARHRGSQSPEAQRAPTRECKPTDFEVPESFLNCLQDLSSCFLKDIAVFITDKISSFCFQVALQILHRKLPQLCAHFCNAVIHYLSNRGSSADGSPLLLFLRDQISSRLLEQVLLVLEPPRLQSLFEDHFQGQLQTLAAHPIANFPLQRLLDAVTTPELLSPVFEELGPALEAVLAQGHSGVVIALVGACRRVGTHQAQVLQLLLEAFHCAEPSSRQVACVPLFATLMAYEVYYGLVEEEGTVPVEHQVEMATARALGEVTVLGSLLLQHLLHFSTPGLILRSLGALTGPQLLALGQSPAGSHVLDAVLTSPSVTRKQRRRVLKTLKGQYVALACSRHGSRVLDAIWGGAALEARKEIAAELGEQNQELIKDPFGHHVARNVALTTFLKRREAWEKQQGAVAKRRRILNSILED; encoded by the exons ATGGGTCTGGGCCCGCGCCCCCTCCATAAGGCCGGGCGCCGGTTCCCAGCTGGCAGCAAACGAGGGCGCGGGGCCAAGGGGTCGGGGCACTCCCCATCAGGCCGCCAGCGACAGCTCTGCCCGCCTCGGGACGGGCGCTCGGAGCCGGCTTTAGAGGCGCATCCTCACCTGAGCCCCGAAGCGCTGGGGTATTTCCGCCGGGCGCTGTCAGCGCTGAAAGAGGCCCCCGAGACTGGAGAAGAACGAG AGCTGATGGTGCACAATGTTATGAAGGAAGTGGAGGCTCAGGCCCTCGCCTTGGCCACAAACAGGACTGGCAGTGAGATGCTGCAGGAACTGTTGGGGTTCAGTCCCCTGAAACCTCTGTGTCGAGTATTGGCTGCGCTGCGCTCCAGCTTTCGCTCTGTGGCCTGTCATCGATGTGGGGTCCATGTATTGCAAAGTGCCTTGCTGCAGCTGCCTCGATTGTTGGGGAGCCGTacggaggagatggaggaggtggaggtggatggGAATGATCATCCATTggagaccctggaggagctggtcCTGGGGCTAGCCTCTGAGGTGTgtgatgattttcttttctactgTGGAGACACACATGGCAGCTTCGTGGTCAGAACTCTGCTGCAGGTGTTAGGAGGAACTCTTCTGGAGTGTGAAAGAGCCAGACATCGTGGCTCCCAGTCACCTG AAGCACAAAGGGCCCCAACTCGGGAATGTAAACCAACTGATTTCGAGGTTCCTGAATCCTTCTTGAATTGCCTTCAGGACCTGAGCTCCTGCTTTCTGAAGGACATTGCTG TGTTTATCACTGACAAGATCTCCAGCTTCTGCTTTCAAGTGGCCTTACAGATCTTGCACCGCAAACTGCCCCAGCTCTGTGCCCACTTCTGTAATGCTGTGATTCACTATCTGAGTAATCGCGGTTCCTCAGCAGATGGCAG CCCCTTACTGCTCTTTCTCCGGGATCAGATCAGCTCCAGACTCCTGGAGCAGGTGCTGCTGGTGTTGGAGCCCCCAAGGCTCCAGAGCCTCTTTGAGGATCACTTCCAAGGGCAGCTGCAGACTCTGGCTGCACACCCCATTGCCAATTTCCCTTTGCAGCGTTTGCTAGATGCTGTCACTACCCCTGAGCTG CTGTCTCCTGTGTTTGAAGAGCTGGGCCCTGCCCTGGAAGCTGTGCTGGCACAGGGTCACTCAGGGGTAGTCATTGCCCTGGTGGGGGCCTGCCGTAGAGTGGGGACCCACCAAGCCCAGGTCCTGCAGCTGCTGTTAGAG GCATTCCATTGTGCAGAGCCCTCTTCTCGGCAAGTGGCCTGTGTGCCTCTCTTTGCCACTTTAATGGCTTATGAGGTATACTATGgactggtggaggaggaggggacagtACCTGTGGAACACCAG gtCGAAATGGccacagccagggctctgggggaagtGACAGTCCTTGGATCTCTACTGCTCCAGCATCTGTTGCACTTCTCCACTCCTGGCCTTATACTTCGAAGTCTGGGTGCCTTGACAGGACCACAACTTCTGGCTCTGGGCCAAAGCCCTGCTGGTTCCCATGTGCTCGATGCTGTCCTGACCAGCCCTTCTGTGACACGCAAGCAGCGCCGTCGTGTGCTCAAGACCCTAAAG GGACAGTATGTGGCTCTGGCTTGTAGTCGCCATGGCAGCCGTGTGCTAGATGCCATCTGGGGTGGAGCAGCCTTGGAAGCCCGGAAGGAAATTGCTGCTGAGCTGG GGGAGCAGAACCAGGAGCTGATAAAAGACCCTTTTGGCCACCATGTGGCTCGAAACGTGGCCCTGACTACCTTCCTGAAGCGTCGAGAGGCTTGGGAAAAGCAGCAGGGGGCAGTGGCCAAGCGGAGGCGGATTTTGAATTCAATTCTTGAAGACTGA